From Cydia splendana chromosome 12, ilCydSple1.2, whole genome shotgun sequence, a single genomic window includes:
- the LOC134795671 gene encoding protein LSM14 homolog B-like isoform X4, with translation MSSGMPELGSKISLISKADIRYEGRLFTVDPQECTIALASVRSFGTEDRETQFPVAPQSQVYDYILFRGTDIKDIRVLNNVPPLPNDPAIMQMSVPPSLGGGAAPGQFPQQFNHPVIGQTQYPQYHPMAGFPGSVHASLNKTSSMLDLIGGGSQQSTSRSGTPAVGHRKSPTADQGTQAGSIASGSGQQRDSRRGSNPKQQQQQPRNRTSSRNRQRYPSGGAPGPNQAQHPQAQNHHQQAQNHHQQNQHQQNQHQQNQHQQQNQHHQQNQHHQQNQHHHQQGQFGGGGYGRGGWRGRSRGTGRGFVPRSKNPLKFDNDYDFEQANTEFEELRTQLAKTKISDDAKPEDLQSASTVPQELAGELDKKDDSGNETGAGEPEVDDDGYSGYDKTKSFFDNISCEAVERSKGRSQRTDWRTERKLNSETFGVAQARRGLWRGRGGWRHNPHNPHLQPMSYFPSWRPMRGGRGRPHQGHQNHQNHQPPSHAQRPRNQPSQQQQPAPTPAAAK, from the exons ATGAGTTCTGGTATGCCTGAATTGGGCTCCAAAATAAGCCTAATATCTAAAGCCGACATACGTTACGAAGGCCGACTTTTCACCGTCGATCCTCAGGAATGTACCATCGCTTTGGCTAGTG TGCGATCCTTCGGGACTGAGGATAGAGAGACGCAATTCCCAGTCGCTCCTCAGAGCCAGGTGTATGACTACATCCTTTTCCGGGGCACAGACATCAAGGATATCAGAGTTCTGAACAATGTCCCCCCACTGCCTAATGACCCAGCCATCATGCAGATGTCGGTGCCGCCGTCGCTGGGGGGCGGCGCCGCGCCGGGCCAGTTCCCGCAGCAGTTCAACCACCCCGTCATCGGCCAGACCCAGTACCCGCAGTACCACCCCATGGCTGGTTTCCCAGGGAGTGTGCACGCTTCACTCAACAAGACGA gttcGATGCTTGATCTTATTGGAGGAGGATCTCAGCAGAGCACTTCGAGGTCGGGAACGCCTGCCGTGGGCCATAGGAAGAGCCCTACAGCTGATCAAGGCACGCAG GCGGGTTCGATCGCGAGCGGGTCCGGGCAGCAGCGCGACAGCCGCCGCGGCAGCAACCCcaagcagcagcagcagcaacCCCGCAACCGTACTTCCTCGCGCAACCGCCAGCGCTACCCCAGCGGCGGCGCGCCCGGCCCCAACCAGGCCCAGCACCCGCAGGCCCAGAACCATCACCAGCAGGCTCAGAACCATCACCAGCAGAACCAGCACCAGCAGAACCAGCATCAACAGAACCAGCACCAGCAACAGAACCAGCACCACCAGCAGAACCAGCACCACCAGCAAAATCAGCATCATCACCAGCAAGGACAGTTCGGAG GCGGCGGCTACGGTCGCGGCGGCTGGCGCGGACGCTCGCGCGGCACGGGGCGCGGCTTCGTGCCGCGCAGCAAGAACCCGCTCAAGTTCGACAACGACTACGACTTCGAGCAGGCCAACACCGAGTTCGAGGAGCTGCGCACGCAGCTCGCCAAGACCAAGATCTCTGATGATGCTAAGCCGGAG GATCTACAATCAGCGTCGACTGTTCCGCAGGAGCTCGCGGGCGAGCTGGACAAGAAGGACGACTCCGGCAACGAGACGGGCGCTGGGGAGCCCGAGGTTGATGACGACGGGTACTCCGGCTATGACAAGACGAAGAGCTTCTTTGATAACATCTCCTGTGAGGCTGTTGAGAG ATCGAAGGGGCGCAGCCAGCGGACGGACTGGCGCACGGAGCGCAAGCTGAACTCGGAGACGTTCGGCGTGGCGCAGGCGCGGCGCGGCCTGTGGCGTGGCCGCGGCGGCTGGCGGCACAACCCGCACAACCCGCACCTGCAGCC CATGTCGTATTTCCCCAGCTGGCGACCGATgcgcggcgggcgcggccgGCCGCACCAGGGCCACCAGAACCACCAGAACCACCAGCCGCCCAGCCACGCGCAGCGGCCGCGCAACCAGCCCTCGCAGCAGCAGCAGCCCGCGCCCACCCCCGCTGCCG
- the LOC134795671 gene encoding protein LSM14 homolog car-1-like isoform X2, translated as MSSGMPELGSKISLISKADIRYEGRLFTVDPQECTIALASVRSFGTEDRETQFPVAPQSQVYDYILFRGTDIKDIRVLNNVPPLPNDPAIMQMSVPPSLGGGAAPGQFPQQFNHPVIGQTQYPQYHPMAGFPGSVHASLNKTSELSPQTSVELPLQHMPMTAPIGSGVIHHNQVKDQGSMLDLIGGGSQQSTSRSGTPAVGHRKSPTADQGTQAGSIASGSGQQRDSRRGSNPKQQQQQPRNRTSSRNRQRYPSGGAPGPNQAQHPQAQNHHQQAQNHHQQNQHQQNQHQQNQHQQQNQHHQQNQHHQQNQHHHQQGQFGGGGYGRGGWRGRSRGTGRGFVPRSKNPLKFDNDYDFEQANTEFEELRTQLAKTKISDDAKPEDLQSASTVPQELAGELDKKDDSGNETGAGEPEVDDDGYSGYDKTKSFFDNISCEAVERSKGRSQRTDWRTERKLNSETFGVAQARRGLWRGRGGWRHNPHNPHLQPWRPMRGGRGRPHQGHQNHQNHQPPSHAQRPRNQPSQQQQPAPTPAAAK; from the exons ATGAGTTCTGGTATGCCTGAATTGGGCTCCAAAATAAGCCTAATATCTAAAGCCGACATACGTTACGAAGGCCGACTTTTCACCGTCGATCCTCAGGAATGTACCATCGCTTTGGCTAGTG TGCGATCCTTCGGGACTGAGGATAGAGAGACGCAATTCCCAGTCGCTCCTCAGAGCCAGGTGTATGACTACATCCTTTTCCGGGGCACAGACATCAAGGATATCAGAGTTCTGAACAATGTCCCCCCACTGCCTAATGACCCAGCCATCATGCAGATGTCGGTGCCGCCGTCGCTGGGGGGCGGCGCCGCGCCGGGCCAGTTCCCGCAGCAGTTCAACCACCCCGTCATCGGCCAGACCCAGTACCCGCAGTACCACCCCATGGCTGGTTTCCCAGGGAGTGTGCACGCTTCACTCAACAAGACGAGTGAGTTGTCTCCGCAGACATCGGTGGAGCTGCCCCTGCAGCACATGCCCATGACCGCTCCTATTGGATCGGGAGTGATCCACCACAACCAAGTGAAAGACCAAG gttcGATGCTTGATCTTATTGGAGGAGGATCTCAGCAGAGCACTTCGAGGTCGGGAACGCCTGCCGTGGGCCATAGGAAGAGCCCTACAGCTGATCAAGGCACGCAG GCGGGTTCGATCGCGAGCGGGTCCGGGCAGCAGCGCGACAGCCGCCGCGGCAGCAACCCcaagcagcagcagcagcaacCCCGCAACCGTACTTCCTCGCGCAACCGCCAGCGCTACCCCAGCGGCGGCGCGCCCGGCCCCAACCAGGCCCAGCACCCGCAGGCCCAGAACCATCACCAGCAGGCTCAGAACCATCACCAGCAGAACCAGCACCAGCAGAACCAGCATCAACAGAACCAGCACCAGCAACAGAACCAGCACCACCAGCAGAACCAGCACCACCAGCAAAATCAGCATCATCACCAGCAAGGACAGTTCGGAG GCGGCGGCTACGGTCGCGGCGGCTGGCGCGGACGCTCGCGCGGCACGGGGCGCGGCTTCGTGCCGCGCAGCAAGAACCCGCTCAAGTTCGACAACGACTACGACTTCGAGCAGGCCAACACCGAGTTCGAGGAGCTGCGCACGCAGCTCGCCAAGACCAAGATCTCTGATGATGCTAAGCCGGAG GATCTACAATCAGCGTCGACTGTTCCGCAGGAGCTCGCGGGCGAGCTGGACAAGAAGGACGACTCCGGCAACGAGACGGGCGCTGGGGAGCCCGAGGTTGATGACGACGGGTACTCCGGCTATGACAAGACGAAGAGCTTCTTTGATAACATCTCCTGTGAGGCTGTTGAGAG ATCGAAGGGGCGCAGCCAGCGGACGGACTGGCGCACGGAGCGCAAGCTGAACTCGGAGACGTTCGGCGTGGCGCAGGCGCGGCGCGGCCTGTGGCGTGGCCGCGGCGGCTGGCGGCACAACCCGCACAACCCGCACCTGCAGCC CTGGCGACCGATgcgcggcgggcgcggccgGCCGCACCAGGGCCACCAGAACCACCAGAACCACCAGCCGCCCAGCCACGCGCAGCGGCCGCGCAACCAGCCCTCGCAGCAGCAGCAGCCCGCGCCCACCCCCGCTGCCG
- the LOC134795671 gene encoding protein LSM14 homolog car-1-like isoform X1: MSSGMPELGSKISLISKADIRYEGRLFTVDPQECTIALASVRSFGTEDRETQFPVAPQSQVYDYILFRGTDIKDIRVLNNVPPLPNDPAIMQMSVPPSLGGGAAPGQFPQQFNHPVIGQTQYPQYHPMAGFPGSVHASLNKTSELSPQTSVELPLQHMPMTAPIGSGVIHHNQVKDQGSMLDLIGGGSQQSTSRSGTPAVGHRKSPTADQGTQAGSIASGSGQQRDSRRGSNPKQQQQQPRNRTSSRNRQRYPSGGAPGPNQAQHPQAQNHHQQAQNHHQQNQHQQNQHQQNQHQQQNQHHQQNQHHQQNQHHHQQGQFGGGGYGRGGWRGRSRGTGRGFVPRSKNPLKFDNDYDFEQANTEFEELRTQLAKTKISDDAKPEDLQSASTVPQELAGELDKKDDSGNETGAGEPEVDDDGYSGYDKTKSFFDNISCEAVERSKGRSQRTDWRTERKLNSETFGVAQARRGLWRGRGGWRHNPHNPHLQPMSYFPSWRPMRGGRGRPHQGHQNHQNHQPPSHAQRPRNQPSQQQQPAPTPAAAK, from the exons ATGAGTTCTGGTATGCCTGAATTGGGCTCCAAAATAAGCCTAATATCTAAAGCCGACATACGTTACGAAGGCCGACTTTTCACCGTCGATCCTCAGGAATGTACCATCGCTTTGGCTAGTG TGCGATCCTTCGGGACTGAGGATAGAGAGACGCAATTCCCAGTCGCTCCTCAGAGCCAGGTGTATGACTACATCCTTTTCCGGGGCACAGACATCAAGGATATCAGAGTTCTGAACAATGTCCCCCCACTGCCTAATGACCCAGCCATCATGCAGATGTCGGTGCCGCCGTCGCTGGGGGGCGGCGCCGCGCCGGGCCAGTTCCCGCAGCAGTTCAACCACCCCGTCATCGGCCAGACCCAGTACCCGCAGTACCACCCCATGGCTGGTTTCCCAGGGAGTGTGCACGCTTCACTCAACAAGACGAGTGAGTTGTCTCCGCAGACATCGGTGGAGCTGCCCCTGCAGCACATGCCCATGACCGCTCCTATTGGATCGGGAGTGATCCACCACAACCAAGTGAAAGACCAAG gttcGATGCTTGATCTTATTGGAGGAGGATCTCAGCAGAGCACTTCGAGGTCGGGAACGCCTGCCGTGGGCCATAGGAAGAGCCCTACAGCTGATCAAGGCACGCAG GCGGGTTCGATCGCGAGCGGGTCCGGGCAGCAGCGCGACAGCCGCCGCGGCAGCAACCCcaagcagcagcagcagcaacCCCGCAACCGTACTTCCTCGCGCAACCGCCAGCGCTACCCCAGCGGCGGCGCGCCCGGCCCCAACCAGGCCCAGCACCCGCAGGCCCAGAACCATCACCAGCAGGCTCAGAACCATCACCAGCAGAACCAGCACCAGCAGAACCAGCATCAACAGAACCAGCACCAGCAACAGAACCAGCACCACCAGCAGAACCAGCACCACCAGCAAAATCAGCATCATCACCAGCAAGGACAGTTCGGAG GCGGCGGCTACGGTCGCGGCGGCTGGCGCGGACGCTCGCGCGGCACGGGGCGCGGCTTCGTGCCGCGCAGCAAGAACCCGCTCAAGTTCGACAACGACTACGACTTCGAGCAGGCCAACACCGAGTTCGAGGAGCTGCGCACGCAGCTCGCCAAGACCAAGATCTCTGATGATGCTAAGCCGGAG GATCTACAATCAGCGTCGACTGTTCCGCAGGAGCTCGCGGGCGAGCTGGACAAGAAGGACGACTCCGGCAACGAGACGGGCGCTGGGGAGCCCGAGGTTGATGACGACGGGTACTCCGGCTATGACAAGACGAAGAGCTTCTTTGATAACATCTCCTGTGAGGCTGTTGAGAG ATCGAAGGGGCGCAGCCAGCGGACGGACTGGCGCACGGAGCGCAAGCTGAACTCGGAGACGTTCGGCGTGGCGCAGGCGCGGCGCGGCCTGTGGCGTGGCCGCGGCGGCTGGCGGCACAACCCGCACAACCCGCACCTGCAGCC CATGTCGTATTTCCCCAGCTGGCGACCGATgcgcggcgggcgcggccgGCCGCACCAGGGCCACCAGAACCACCAGAACCACCAGCCGCCCAGCCACGCGCAGCGGCCGCGCAACCAGCCCTCGCAGCAGCAGCAGCCCGCGCCCACCCCCGCTGCCG
- the LOC134795671 gene encoding protein LSM14 homolog car-1-like isoform X3, which yields MSSGMPELGSKISLISKADIRYEGRLFTVDPQECTIALASVRSFGTEDRETQFPVAPQSQVYDYILFRGTDIKDIRVLNNVPPLPNDPAIMQMSVPPSLGGGAAPGQFPQQFNHPVIGQTQYPQYHPMAGFPGSVHASLNKTSELSPQTSVELPLQHMPMTAPIGSGVIHHNQVKDQGSMLDLIGGGSQQSTSRSGTPAVGHRKSPTADQGTQAGSIASGSGQQRDSRRGSNPKQQQQQPRNRTSSRNRQRYPSGGAPGPNQAQHPQAQNHHQQAQNHHQQNQHQQNQHQQNQHQQQNQHHQQNQHHQQNQHHHQQGQFGGGGYGRGGWRGRSRGTGRGFVPRSKNPLKFDNDYDFEQANTEFEELRTQLAKTKISDDAKPEELAGELDKKDDSGNETGAGEPEVDDDGYSGYDKTKSFFDNISCEAVERSKGRSQRTDWRTERKLNSETFGVAQARRGLWRGRGGWRHNPHNPHLQPMSYFPSWRPMRGGRGRPHQGHQNHQNHQPPSHAQRPRNQPSQQQQPAPTPAAAK from the exons ATGAGTTCTGGTATGCCTGAATTGGGCTCCAAAATAAGCCTAATATCTAAAGCCGACATACGTTACGAAGGCCGACTTTTCACCGTCGATCCTCAGGAATGTACCATCGCTTTGGCTAGTG TGCGATCCTTCGGGACTGAGGATAGAGAGACGCAATTCCCAGTCGCTCCTCAGAGCCAGGTGTATGACTACATCCTTTTCCGGGGCACAGACATCAAGGATATCAGAGTTCTGAACAATGTCCCCCCACTGCCTAATGACCCAGCCATCATGCAGATGTCGGTGCCGCCGTCGCTGGGGGGCGGCGCCGCGCCGGGCCAGTTCCCGCAGCAGTTCAACCACCCCGTCATCGGCCAGACCCAGTACCCGCAGTACCACCCCATGGCTGGTTTCCCAGGGAGTGTGCACGCTTCACTCAACAAGACGAGTGAGTTGTCTCCGCAGACATCGGTGGAGCTGCCCCTGCAGCACATGCCCATGACCGCTCCTATTGGATCGGGAGTGATCCACCACAACCAAGTGAAAGACCAAG gttcGATGCTTGATCTTATTGGAGGAGGATCTCAGCAGAGCACTTCGAGGTCGGGAACGCCTGCCGTGGGCCATAGGAAGAGCCCTACAGCTGATCAAGGCACGCAG GCGGGTTCGATCGCGAGCGGGTCCGGGCAGCAGCGCGACAGCCGCCGCGGCAGCAACCCcaagcagcagcagcagcaacCCCGCAACCGTACTTCCTCGCGCAACCGCCAGCGCTACCCCAGCGGCGGCGCGCCCGGCCCCAACCAGGCCCAGCACCCGCAGGCCCAGAACCATCACCAGCAGGCTCAGAACCATCACCAGCAGAACCAGCACCAGCAGAACCAGCATCAACAGAACCAGCACCAGCAACAGAACCAGCACCACCAGCAGAACCAGCACCACCAGCAAAATCAGCATCATCACCAGCAAGGACAGTTCGGAG GCGGCGGCTACGGTCGCGGCGGCTGGCGCGGACGCTCGCGCGGCACGGGGCGCGGCTTCGTGCCGCGCAGCAAGAACCCGCTCAAGTTCGACAACGACTACGACTTCGAGCAGGCCAACACCGAGTTCGAGGAGCTGCGCACGCAGCTCGCCAAGACCAAGATCTCTGATGATGCTAAGCCGGAG GAGCTCGCGGGCGAGCTGGACAAGAAGGACGACTCCGGCAACGAGACGGGCGCTGGGGAGCCCGAGGTTGATGACGACGGGTACTCCGGCTATGACAAGACGAAGAGCTTCTTTGATAACATCTCCTGTGAGGCTGTTGAGAG ATCGAAGGGGCGCAGCCAGCGGACGGACTGGCGCACGGAGCGCAAGCTGAACTCGGAGACGTTCGGCGTGGCGCAGGCGCGGCGCGGCCTGTGGCGTGGCCGCGGCGGCTGGCGGCACAACCCGCACAACCCGCACCTGCAGCC CATGTCGTATTTCCCCAGCTGGCGACCGATgcgcggcgggcgcggccgGCCGCACCAGGGCCACCAGAACCACCAGAACCACCAGCCGCCCAGCCACGCGCAGCGGCCGCGCAACCAGCCCTCGCAGCAGCAGCAGCCCGCGCCCACCCCCGCTGCCG